The genomic window AAAGTGAACTCAATTCTCAAAGCACCGGCATATATGGAACTTATGGCGGTTATCGCCATCGGCCATCCCACAGACGAGGAAAGGTCATCCACAAGGAAATCCCTGGCAGAAATTACATACAGGGATGATTTTGAAAATGAATGGTGATTCTCAGGAATCATCATTTTCACTCAATGTTCTTGGTTTTTGCCCGATTTCCTCGATTGCTGATTTTATTTCATTTACAGGATAGGTCAACCTGTAGAAAAGATGGGATTGACAGGAACAATCCGAACAACCGAAGTTCGACACATAATTACCCTGCAGGTTGCCAGCAATGCAACATTCGATATGTTTTTCAGAGCAGGTGTAGACAGCATCCACAAATTCAAAATCCGGACGGATAAGTAAATAATCAATATGCCATCTGGGTTTTTTGTCCTTTTCCCGGGCAAACTTTTGATGGCGATGCATACGTTTGAGTCCGCCGGGACCCAGAGCAGACCCCACATATACATAAAAACCTGCTTCAAATACTATGGATTTGAGACTGCCTACACTAACCGTACAACCACCCGTTTTCAGTATAAGGCAGTAAGTCCCTTTGGGACACATAATATAACCTCAAAGCAGATTCTTGAATTTTTTATTGCATTTGCGGTTAATGCAATAATGCCTGGCGTCCTTCTTGGGTTCCTTTACCCTGACTATTTTCCACCCACATTCTTCACAGGTCTCATCCCGAAGTGTAACACGACCCTTTTGGGGATATGAACACGTAAAACCACAGCGTCTTGCACATCCCAGGAATTTCGAATCTTTGGTTTCAATCAATATCATGTCACAGCCACAGGAAGGACATTTACCTATCACAGTAGGCGGGAAGCATAGTTTTTGTTTTTCACAATTAAAACAAGGACCAATCCCTACGCTCCAGTAATATTTTCCACCGCTGACCTTGAGTACGGCAAATCCACCGTTTTTGCACCCCCGGGAGCGCATTACATCCAGGGAACCTTTTCGGGGAAGAGGATACGTATTGCGACATTCCGGATAACCGCTGCAACCTACAAAACGACCCTTATCAGTACGTATAATACTCAGTGTCCTGCCACATTTATCGCATTTGCCAATGTGATTATTCTTATCTTCAGCCAGTTTTTCATCCTTTATAGAACCTGCAATACGCAACACAATATCGCCTTTACCGGACTTGAGCCGGGTATACATTTTCTGTATAAGGACGGTACCTTCACTGATGGCCTCGGCAAAGGGTTTCTTCCCTTCCTCAACATCCTCTATCAACCCTTCAATTTTTGCCCTGATTTCAGGTTGTATCAATATAGGTACTGAAACACCCAGCGCATCCATGAGATTAAAACCGGTGTCCAGCATAGAAATGGTCTTGCCTTTAATCTCAAAATAGCCTCTTTTCTTGTTTGTTTCGATATGTGAGGGGGCTGTTGCCTTGGTTCCAATACCATGTTTATCCATGAGGGTCAGAAGTTCCGCCTCAGTTAGACGTTTGGGGGGTGTGGTCTGGGATTTGGTGTTTGTGAGTTTGTTTACAGCCACCTTATCCCCTTCTGCTGCAGGAGGGAGGAGGTTTTCTTTTGATATCTCAAACGGATAGACCTGTTTCCATCCTTCAGATTTCATAACCGAACCCTTACAATCAAAAGGCTCATCCTTCACATGCACTTCCATGTGAGTTTTTTCAAATAGGGCAGGATCCATAAGGTTAGCAAGAAAATGACGCACAATCAGGTCATATACTTTCCAGGAATTATCCAGTTTAACTGCATTTTTGATCTGTTTTTCGGAAACTGCCTTTATAGGATGGATAGGTGGGTGATCATGGCCATCCTTTTTCCCATTACGGGGAGATACTGTTGTTTTGAGTAAGTTTTCTGCAAAGGAGGCGTATTCACCTATCCGGAGTAGGTTTTTAAGCATCGATTTGAAATCATGGTCTTCAGGATAGCGGTTTGTTTCTGTCCTGGGATAACTGATAAAGCCGGCCAGGTAAAGCTGCTCTGCAAGTTCCAGAGCCTTTTCCGGACTGATATCCAGGAATTTGGATGCCCGTTTAAGAAATTCATTCGTATTTAGGGGATAAGGAGGATTTATCTGTTTTTCTTTGATATTGAGACGGAAAACTGTCGCTTCTTTGATGCCTTCCAATTTTTCATATATCTGTTTTGCAAGTTCAACATCCCGAATGTTGCCTTTACGGTGCACACCTTCAAATTCACTGGATCCTGCCTGGAAAACCGCTTCTATCTTCCAGAAATCCTCGGGTTTAAAATCACGGATGGCTTTTTCCCTTTCATATACAAAACCGCAGGTTGGAGTCTGACAGGGACCAATTGACAGGATGTTTTTTGTGTATGCCTTCTCGCGGACAGCAAGGGTCATAAAACGGGTGAAAGCCGCACCCATTCTCAGGTCAAGTATCTGGCGGGTATCCGCGGACAGGGCCAGATTGGCATCCGGCTCTACAAGATTATCGAAAGCCTTTTGCACCTCATTTGCAGACAGGGAAGAAAACCTGGCCCTTTTTACCGGCACTTTCCTCACCTGCAGAGCAATATCACGTGCCTCAAAGCCGATATTTTCTCCTTCCCGATCATAGTCACAGGCAAGTACAATGGAATCTGCTTGTTTTGCAAGTTGCCTGACAGCCCGTTCATAGTTTTTCTTGGTGATATTTTTAATAGGGTTGGTTGTCAGCAGGACAGCAGGATCAATTGCCTTCCAGTCCCGGTAAGCCGGATCAAAATCATAGGATGTAATGTGTCCGGCAAGACCTATTATTTTGTATTCCTCTCCTTTAGCCACAAAGGAATACACCGGCAGGTCAGCCATATGCTCTCTGGTACTATTTCCTCCGCTCAAAATAGTCGCAAGTTTGGCTGCAGCCTTGTTTTTTTCAGCAAATACAACAACAGTCATGTACAGGACATTTAGATGTGGCCATGGTTACATAAAGGTAGCTGGAAACATTTCTTTAAATATTTATTAAGGCAAGAAGTTATATTGTTTGTTTATATACAAACAAATACATTTAAAAGTTGAAATCAATACAACTTTTTTGTATATACATAACATGATTAAAATTATAGTTATGTAAAACACTATATGCCTAAAAATCATTATACTTACACTGGAGAGTGCTTTTAGTGGAGAAGGAAAAACTTCTAGTCCTCCAAAGGGATATTGCTATTGAACTTGGTTCATCAAATAGTTTACAAGCTGCTTTTCATTCTCTATCAAAACATATTCTTTCCCTGAAAGATATTGATGTCACAGCGATATATCTCAAATCAAAAAATGGTGGATCAGACCTCATAGCCTATGGGGGAGACATACCTGAAGACATCTTGAAAAATATCCAGCATTACCCTGCGGATTCATTACAGGCAAAGATCGTTGAAGAAGGTAAAATTCGTTATATGTCACCTGAAGAAATTGCAGGAACACTCCAGGACAAAGAATATATCAAAGAAATGGAAACAGTTGCCGTCATTCCTATAAAGAAAGATGATGGAGAGGTAATTGCTTCATTTATAATTTTGTCATTTAATCCTGAAGGAATTGCTGAAGATACAAAAATAATTCTGGAATCTATTGCCGGCCAGATAGGAAACTTGATCTTAAGGATTAAAAGCGAAAATGAACTTGAACAGACAAAAACCTGTCTTGATGATCGGGCCAAATTCCTAAAAAAATTGATGGATACTATTCCTGGTCCTATTTTTTATAAGGATGTAAATGGTGTATACAAAGGATTTAATGAAACCTTCTGTAAAGACATTCTTGGCATACCATGTGAAAAAGCAGTTAACCATACTTTATTCGAACTGCCTGAGTATATCCCCCATGAACTTGCCACCATATACCATGAACATGACATGGCACTCATAAACAACCCGGGAAAGCAAATATATGAAAGTAAGGTCCGGTGTGCAGACGGAAAAGATAAAGAATTTAGGTTTTACAAAGCAACATATAATGACAGGGATGGAAACGTTGCCGGTATTATCGGTTCGATGCTTGACATAAGTGATCTGAAGGCAAAAGAGAAAGAATTAAGGGAAGAAAAGGAAAGGACAGGTGAATGTCTGGATGCCGCAGAAGTCATTTTTGTCGTACTGGATCCTGAAGGAAGAGTTACTTTCTCCAACCAAAAGACTTCAGAATTACTTGGATTTCCCAAAAACGAAATTATTGGAAAGAACTGGATAGATAATTTCATTCCTCCTGAATACAAAGAACCTGTCAGACAGGTCTTAAGTGGTATCGAATCAGGCAAAATTGAAATTGTACAGGGTTATGAAAACCCGGTAATAACTTCCGACAATGAAGAACGAATAATCGAATGGCATAACTCAGTGCTAAGAGATTATAATGGAAAAGTAGAAAGCATAATCGCTTCAGGATTGGATGTTACCGAACGCAAATTAGCCCGGAAAGAGATTCAAAAATTTAAAAATATAGCTGATAGGGCCAATTACGGCAACCTCATTGTTGAGCTTAATGGCAATATCATATACATAAATGATTATTTTGCAAATATTCATGGATACACTCCTGAAGAATTAATTGGGAAAAATATTTCTCTTTTCCACAGTGGGAAACAACTGGAAGATGCGCACAAATTTAGAGATAAACTCATTGAAGATTCTGATTACAAGCATCGTGAGATCTGGCACACACATAAGGACGGAAGCGAATTTCCTATGTTGATGGGGGCCGTAGTTCATGAGAATGAAAAGGATAACGACCGGTATATAGCGGCTACCGGGATTGATATTAGTGAACTAAAGAACACGGAAAATGCCCTAAAGAAAAGTGAAACGAAGTTCAGGAATTACATTGATAATGCTCCTGATGGTGTTTTTGTTGCAGACGAAAACGGAGATTATATTGAAGTCAATAAAGCAGCCTGTGAAACAACAGGATATTCGAAAGAGGAACTCATCTCGATGAACCTCATAGACCTCATACCCCCAGAAGATCATGAAAAGGTCATTGAAGCATTTGGAAGCTTAGTTAAAAAAGGATTTGTTGATGCTGAATTCCATTTTGTAAAAAGGGATGGAAACAGAAGATGGTGGCGTGTAACTGCTACTAAACTTTCAGACACCCGCTATTTAGGTTTCACAAAAGACATCACAGAATCCAAACTTATGGAAGAGGAATTGATTGAGAGCAAGTTGTTCCTGAACAGCATCATTGAAAGCATAAAGGACGGGGTCAGCATACTTGACGCAGACCTGAATATTGTACGTGTAAATGATGCCATGAATAAATGGTTTGCAGAGAATATACCACTTGAAGGCAAGAAATGTTATGAAGCATATCATGACAGGGACAGCCCCTGTACAACCTGCCCGATAATCAGGTGCATGGAAACAGGCGAGACAGAAAGAAATATTGTACCGGGTTTACCGGGCTCAGAAGCACAATGGCTCGAACTTTTGGGTTATCCACTACAAGACTCAACCACCGGTGAAATTACCGGTACAGTCGGATTCGCAAAAGATATTACAGATCATAAGCGTGCTGAGGCAGAACTTGCAGAAGCCAGGCTTCATGCCAGGGAAGTAAGCAAAACCAACTCTGAATTAAAGGCCAATTTGAGTCATGAACTGAGAACTCCATTAGGTACCATAATTGGTTTTACCCAGATGCTTCGGAGCGATATATATGGAAAACTCAATCCAAAACAGCAAAAGCACATTCAAGGTATACAAAAAAGTGCAGAACATTTGATGAGTTTAATTGATGATATTCTGGAAATATCAGATGTTGAAGCAGGGAAAATGGAACTCAATATTGAGAGTGTTTCCATTCGTGGGTTACTCAATGAAATTTTGAAACTCCTTAAACCTTTTGGAGAGGACAGGAATGTTGAAATAACTACCGATATACCTGAATACATCCCGGAAATAAATGTGGACAAAGTAAAAATCAAGCAGGTAATATATAACCTCATCGTCAATGCAATACACCTTAGTCCAGAAGGAAAAAGTGTACATGTCAGTATCGAATGCAGCAGTTATGACCTGAAGTTTGAAGTAAATGATTCCGGAATTGGCATTTCCCCGAGTCATTTGAAAGAATTATTTAGACCTTTCAAAGAAATATATTCCGAATCCGGAATGAAACCGCATGACAGTATCCTGGGTCTTTCACTGGCTAAAGAATATATAGAATTACATGGCGGAGAGATAGAAGTGGAAAGTGAACCCGGAGCAGGAAATTCCTTTATATTCACTATTCCAATCCAACCCATTTAATGGAAGGAAATGTTAACGATAGAGTTTCATTCTATTTTCTTTTTCTTTTTTTCACCTGTGAAACCTATATATGCGAATACATATTATTCTGGAATAAATTAAGCACGGCAGGCGTTAAAAATGACATTGATGGATGAAGCTAAGAAGGGAAATATACCCCCGCAGATAAATAAGGTTGCAGAGGAAGAGGGTATTGATCCCGAAATCGTAAGAAAGTATGTGGCAGAGGGGGTCATTACTATCCCAAAAAATGTGCTCAGAGAAACATCCCCCAAAGCCATCGGAAAATGTATGGGTGTCAAGGTCAACGCCAATGTCGGAACTTCAAGGGATTTTGTTGATGTGGAAGATGAAGTTAAAAAGGCAGAAACTGCCGTTAAGTACGGGGCAGATAGCATAATGGACCTCTCTACAGGGGGAGATCTGGATTCCACCCGCAAACTTCTCATGAAAGCCGTAGATGTACCCTTTGGCACAGTGCCAATCTATCAGGCTGCTTCATCCCAAAAAACTGTAGTTGATATGACATCTGATGACATCATCAATGCTGTGCGCAAACATGCAGAAGATGGTGTCGATTTTGTGACAATCCATGCAGGAGTGAATCAGAACGCTCTCCAACGCCTGCGTAAAGGAGACAGGATAATGGATGTTGTCAGCAGGGGTGGCTCATTTACTATTGCCTGGATGATACACAATGAGCAGGAAAATCCCCTCTACAGTGAATTTGACTACCTGATAGAGATAGCAAGAGAATATGATATGACCCTGAGCCTGGGTGATGGGATGCGTCCAGGTTGTATCCATGATGCCTCAGATAATGCAAAATTCATGGAATTCATAACCCTGGGTGAACTTGTAAAAGAGGCACGTAACTCCAATGTCCAGACCTTTGTGGAAGGACCCGGACATGTGGCAGCTGACGAGGTACAGCTGAGTGTGAAAAGCATGAAACAACTATGTCACGATGCCCCACTCTATCTGCTTGGACCCCTTGTTACGGATATTGCACCCGGCTATGACCATATTACAGGCGCAATCGGTGGAACCATTGCCGGCATGTCTGGAGCGGATTTTCTGTGCATGACCACCCCCGCAGAACATCTTGCCCTTCCCACAGCAGACGATATCAGGGAGGGAGCGATCATCACAAAGATTGCAGCACATGCTGCAGATCTTACACGGCATGGACAGCGTGAAAAGGCAAGACAAACAGACCTCCGGATGGCACAAGCCAGACGTGACCTCGACTGGGAGAAACAATTTGAAGTTGCAATTGACAGTGAAAAACCTGCTGCCATCCGCCAGAGCCGCAAGACAGGAAGTGATGCTTGTTCCATGTGCGGTGAACTCTGCGCCCTGAAAATAGTACAGGATGCCCTAAAAGGTAATACTAAATAACAGGGCCACAATTTTTTTCTTTATGAAAATCACAGTGCTTGTGGATAATAATACCCTAATAGACAATTATTTTGAAGGTGAACCTGCTCTTTCCTTTTTTATCGAAGAAGGAGAAAAGAGGGTTCTTTTTGATACCGGTTATTCAGGTTTGTTCCTGAAAAATGCCACTCTAATGGGAATAGATCCTGCAGGACTGGATTATGTAGTATTATCCCATGGGCATCTGGATCATACGTGGGGATTGACCGAACTGGTAAAGTACTACACAAACCGGGATTTCCAGGGAAAAAAGATACATAACCCAGCTCTTTTGTGCCATTCCCTTGCTCTGACACCTACTATTTTTGAAAATACAACACATATTGGCAATATCATAAACGATGAAGTTCTCAAAAAATACTTTGACCTGAATTTGACAACAAAACCCTTCTGGGTTACCGAAAACCTTGTTTTCCTGGGTGAAATTCCCCGACAACTGGAATTTGAAACCACGGAGGCAATTGGGGAAAAGCAAAATCCAAAAGGAGATACCACACCAGACGAAATTTATGATGATTCTGCACTTGCGTGGTGCTCTGAAAAAGGAATTGTCATCATAACAGGTTGCTCCCATTCGGGAATTTGCAATATAACTGAATATGCAAAACAGGTCTGTAAAAATGATACAATTATTGATATTATAGGTGGTTTTCACCTTTTATCTGCTTCTAGACAGCAACTCCGGAACACAGCAGAATATCTATACCAGAGAAATGTAAAAGATATCCACCCCTGCCATTGCACTGATCTTGAAGCAAAGATATTCCTTTCCGGATACTGCAATGTTAGAGAGGTTGGTGTCGGTTCAACTTTTAAGTTTTAACTTTTTTCTCATATCTGAATATATTAAAAATAACTAGTCGATATATCGCAACTTATATATGCAACTTCGCCATAGTCTGACCTGTCTAAAAATAGCCACTCCTTGCTATAATGTTGAGGTGCGAAGATATGCATCAACATGAAAGAGAATACAAAACACCATATAACCCTGCTATTGAAACTATAGGCCTGCTCAAAAGCTACAGGCTTGCTGATCAGGAAATTCCGATATTGCATGGACTTGATCTCACAATAAACCGCGGAGAATTCGTGGCGATAATGGGGCCTTCAGGTTCCGGAAAAAGTACACTTATGAATATGCTTGGTTGCCTTGACAGGCCCACAATGGGAGAGGTACGTATAGACAATCGTAACATAAGTGAACTTTCTGATAGTGAAATCGCAAAATTACGAGGGCTGGAAATCGGTTTTGTCTTCCAGAATTTCAATCTTATTTCACGTATGAATGCTCTTGAAAATGTCCTGCTTCCAACCTACGAGAACAGCAAGGATAACGTGGAGCCGGAAAAAAGAGGCATTGAACTCCTTGAACTCGTCGGACTGGGAAACCGGATGGATCACAAACCTTCCGAAATGTCAGGGGGCCAATGCCAGAGGGTTGCCATAGCACGCTCACTTATCAATAGCCCCTCGATAATTCTTGCCGATGAACCCACAGGTAATCTGGACTCTAAAACCAGTCTGGAAATAATGAAGCTCTTCTCCAAACTGCATCGGCAGGGAAGTACAGTAATAATGATAACACACGATCCGGAAACCGCTGAGTATGCAAGCCGGACCATACACCTGAAAGATGGATACATAGAAAACAACTGAGGTGAAACAAATGAATTACAGGAAAGCGTTGACTTATATTTCACTCATGATACTGCTTATCGCACTGACTCCAATTAACTCAACCGCAGCAGTCTCATCGCCAAACACTCTCGATGTAAGCGTGATGCGCTATAGTCCTTCACCGGCCGAGATAGGCCAGTACGTGGACGTATGGATAAAAATAGAAAACATAGGAAGTGGAGAGGCAGAAGATGTCTCCATTGAAATGTTCCCCGAATATCCACTGGCTTTGGATTCCTCATCCAATGCTGCCAAAAATATCGGGAGACTGAAACCGGACACGGCATCTGTGCATAAGTATCGCCTGTACGTGGACGAAAAAGCAAAGTCAGGATCTGTCGAATTTGATATCAGATATCAACCTGAAGATTCTATTTGGTTGAAAAATACCTTTGAGATCAAAGTGGGATCAACAGCCTATGACAGCAAAGGTTCAATTGAACTTGAAGAAGTAAGTGCCGAGCCTGAAGTATTTTCACCAGGTGACAGTGGAACGATTACTTTTACCCTGAAAAACAGTGCAACAACCCATTCTGTAACTATTGATGGTGAAGAGTACGACACCAATGCCCATGTCCAGTCATCTTCCCTGACAGCTGATGAAGGAATTAAAGTATCAAGCATATCCGATACTTCCGGATTACTGGGACCCGGGGATAAGATGGACATAACTTATAACCTTGAAATGGATGAGCAGCTTTGTGCAGGTACTCATTACCTGAATCTTGCAATCAAGAGTAACTCCCATATATATGACTGCAACTGGGAAATTCCTGTAAAGATTGATAATGCGGATGTAAAAGTAATACCAACCATTACCCCTAGCCTGGTTAACGGGGAAGGAACAATAGAATTTGATGTGGCAAATATACGGCAGAATACCCTTTACTCGGTCAACGTAATACCAGAAGCAGAAGGTATTGAATTTTCACCCAGAGAATATTTCGTGGGTACAATGGAACCTGATGAACTGTTCTCCATCCAATTCGAAGCCAACCAGGTGACAGAAAATATCACACAACCTCTGGAAATAACCGTTGAATATCGCAACGGAATGAATGAACACCAGACCACATCACAAATGGAAACTTTCAAAACGGTACAAGAAGACGAAAACGGAATTAGCAATATTGCAGTTGCTGCCCTTGCACTTGTTGGCCTGCTGATTCCTGCAGCTGTACTGTACAGAAGAAAGAACTAAGGGGCAACACTCATGGTAAATCCCAAACAGGCATTCAAAATAGCCCTTGGGAGCATACGCAGTGCAAAACTGCGTTCCCTCCTAACTACCCTGGGAATTGTAATAGGAGTGGCAGCAGTAATAGCCAATGTGTCACTGGGCGCCAGTTTCAACCAGTTTTTTACCGATGAGATCGGAGCCGTAGGTTCAAATTTCATTATAGTGGAAAGTAAAGAACCGGGTACTCTTGGCAAGGAGGAAATGAGCCTTATTTCCAATCTGCAGGAAGTGGACGGAATTTCACCTATAAATAGCCAGACTGCGACTGTCAGCTATCAGTCTTCCCGGCGTCATATAGGTATAATGGGGGTGACAGAGGATTACACCGAAGTGGCAAACCTGCGGCTGGCGGAAGGAAATTTCCTGACAGATAAAGACAGCTATGCTGCAGTGATTGGTTCGGAAGTTGCAGAAGAAATCTTTGACAGGCCTGTAGGCAATAAGAATTCAATCGACTTGACTTTTACCAAAAACAATGGAGAAAGTATCACTCACAGGTTTGTTGTAAAAGGAATACTCCAAAGTCCTGATACACAACTGGTACAATCGGGAATTGAACCTGACAATAGAATATTCATACCGATTTCCACAATGAATTCCATGCTTGAAGAAAATCATTATAATTCATTTTTTATAAAAGCAAAAAGTATGGAAGTGGTTGAGCAAACATCAGAGGAGATTGATGAGAAGCTGGGACGCCAGTTCGGCATAGACTCAAGACAAATGGATAATGACAACGCTAAACCCTATTTCATAATGGACCAGGTGGAAATCCTGGAACAAACAAAACAACTATCTGATTCACTGGGTGCACTGCTAACCGCTGTCGCTCTGATATCCCTTGTAGTTGGATCAATCGGAATAATGAATATTATGCTTGTCACGGTGACTGAAAGAACACAGGAAATCGGTTTGATGAAATCCCTGGGATATACGAATACAAGTATACTGAATCTCTTTATCGTAGAGGCCATGATCGTAGGACTTTTCGGAGGGATTGCAGGAACTTTGATGGGAATGGCAGGTGCCTACATAGCTGAAAGTTACATGGGTTTGCCGGTAGCATTCCCCTTATCCAAAATCGCAGCAGGGTTTATAATTTCAGTCTTTGTAGGGCTTGTAGCAGGGGTATATCCCGCCAACAAGGCTGCAAAGATGAATCCGACAGATGCTTTAAGAAACGAATGAGGTGATTGATAGAATGTTTGATTGGATAGCACTACCTTTCTTTAATGTTATCTTCTTTTTGGGGATAGGATTACTCGCAACGGCATTCTGGATATGGATGCTTATAGATTGCATCACAAAGGAAACAGACAGAAGCAATGAGAGACTGATCTGGATAATAGTTATTGTGTTTACCCATTTACTGGGAGCCATACTGTACTTTATCCTCAGGAAGAATAAACGCAACCGATAATAGAAATATAAAACAGCAGGAATTGTGATGAGAAACATAAACAAATTGTTCAGTTCATTTTTTGGCGTGATTTTTCAACGCCAGACGTACCTGAACCTGCTTTATGTCATATTCACATTTCCCCTGGGTACCGCATATTTCTTATTCCTGACATCTGGCCTGCTTGTAGGCTTAAGTTTTTCCATAATTATCATCGGACTACCCGTACTTCTGCTGGTACTGGTAGCATGGTGGGAATTGGTGAATTTTGAAAGGGAACTGGCAACCAGATTGCTTGGTGTAGATATAACGCCGCTTTCCTATGAGGAAAAACCCCTTGTAAACTTCTGGGGTGACATTAAAAACAGGTTTGCAGATCCAACTGCCTGGAAGGGAATGATGTTTTTATTCATCAAATTTCCCTTCGGGATATTTACACTTATAGTACTGGCTATCTGCTTTACCCTGACCCTTGGACTTATATTCGCACCGTTTACCACTATATACTGGTCTTTAGGAAATTCAATAATCCTGATAGACAGCTTGCCCGGGGCACTTTTAACAGCCAGTCTGGGAATAATAATTGCAGTCTGTACACTTCACATAGCCAATACCCTTGCGGCCATATCC from Methanohalophilus halophilus includes these protein-coding regions:
- a CDS encoding COG1361 S-layer family protein → MNYRKALTYISLMILLIALTPINSTAAVSSPNTLDVSVMRYSPSPAEIGQYVDVWIKIENIGSGEAEDVSIEMFPEYPLALDSSSNAAKNIGRLKPDTASVHKYRLYVDEKAKSGSVEFDIRYQPEDSIWLKNTFEIKVGSTAYDSKGSIELEEVSAEPEVFSPGDSGTITFTLKNSATTHSVTIDGEEYDTNAHVQSSSLTADEGIKVSSISDTSGLLGPGDKMDITYNLEMDEQLCAGTHYLNLAIKSNSHIYDCNWEIPVKIDNADVKVIPTITPSLVNGEGTIEFDVANIRQNTLYSVNVIPEAEGIEFSPREYFVGTMEPDELFSIQFEANQVTENITQPLEITVEYRNGMNEHQTTSQMETFKTVQEDENGISNIAVAALALVGLLIPAAVLYRRKN
- a CDS encoding ABC transporter permease, giving the protein MVNPKQAFKIALGSIRSAKLRSLLTTLGIVIGVAAVIANVSLGASFNQFFTDEIGAVGSNFIIVESKEPGTLGKEEMSLISNLQEVDGISPINSQTATVSYQSSRRHIGIMGVTEDYTEVANLRLAEGNFLTDKDSYAAVIGSEVAEEIFDRPVGNKNSIDLTFTKNNGESITHRFVVKGILQSPDTQLVQSGIEPDNRIFIPISTMNSMLEENHYNSFFIKAKSMEVVEQTSEEIDEKLGRQFGIDSRQMDNDNAKPYFIMDQVEILEQTKQLSDSLGALLTAVALISLVVGSIGIMNIMLVTVTERTQEIGLMKSLGYTNTSILNLFIVEAMIVGLFGGIAGTLMGMAGAYIAESYMGLPVAFPLSKIAAGFIISVFVGLVAGVYPANKAAKMNPTDALRNE
- a CDS encoding PLD nuclease N-terminal domain-containing protein, giving the protein MFDWIALPFFNVIFFLGIGLLATAFWIWMLIDCITKETDRSNERLIWIIVIVFTHLLGAILYFILRKNKRNR
- a CDS encoding sensor domain-containing protein, with translation MRNINKLFSSFFGVIFQRQTYLNLLYVIFTFPLGTAYFLFLTSGLLVGLSFSIIIIGLPVLLLVLVAWWELVNFERELATRLLGVDITPLSYEEKPLVNFWGDIKNRFADPTAWKGMMFLFIKFPFGIFTLIVLAICFTLTLGLIFAPFTTIYWSLGNSIILIDSLPGALLTASLGIIIAVCTLHIANTLAAISGSIAKIMLGKNDNSLHPETLDGQKSY